The following proteins are encoded in a genomic region of Neurospora crassa OR74A linkage group VI, whole genome shotgun sequence:
- a CDS encoding ornithine-N5-oxygenase: protein MSPHCNMDDSSSVSSSGYTSEPVANGVSNGSAAATTTSQYKNFSKSRHLRHTPSDEIHDLVCVGFGPASISVAIATHDAIEAGQLSESPKVLFLEKQADFAWHAGMLLPGAKMQISFLKDLASLRDPRSHFTFLNYLHQNDRLIDFINLSTFTPARVEFEDYLRWCARHFDDVVRYQTEVVAVEPVQSSGPNKLFTVTSRDVITGEITTFQARNVLLALGGQASIPKPLPQKHPRVIHSSQYASVIPKLLRDQSAPVRVAVLGAGQSAAEIFNNVQNLYPNSKTYMIMRSEFMKPSDDSPFVNSIFNPEFIDTIHARPSAYRTHFLADAKATNYGVVRLELIEHLYEVMYHQRRVLGTDETKWPHRIMAARKVVSVSEKGDTLKIKVGRYFYGEEEETDVTDGPIVDEETLDVDVIICATGYKRMAHVDMLKPTWPLLPEADQALVAEAAKGSSKDRWFVQGGEEKSTRVIEANRDYSVKFGEGKVAQGSGIWLQGCCEGTHGLSDTLLSVLSTRSGEIVKSIFGA from the exons ATGTCGCCTCACTGCAACATGGATGACTCTTCCTCCGTCTCGTCCAGTGGTTACACCTCTGAGCCTGTGGCCAATGGCGTGAGCAATGGTTCTGCCGCtgctaccaccaccagccaatACAAGAACTTCTCCAAGAGCCGCCATTTGAGGCACACGCCTTCGGATGAGATCCACGATCTCGTTTGCGTTGGCTTCGGCCCCGCCAGTATTTCCGTCGCCATTGCTACGCACGACGCTATCGAGGCCGGCCAGCTTTCCGAGTCGCCCAaggtcctcttcctcgagaAGCAGGCCGATTTCGCTTGGCACGCCGGCATGCTCCTCCCTGGAGCCAAGATGCAgatctccttcctcaaggACCTTGCCTCTCTCCGCGATCCCCGCTCCCACTTCACTTTCCTCAACTACCTGCACCAGAATGATCGCCTCATCGACTTCATCAACCTTAGCACCTTTACCCCTGCGAGAGTCGAGTTCGAGGACTACCTTCGGTGGTGCGCACGCCATTTCGATGACGTTGTAAGGTATCAGACCGAGGTTGTGGCCGTCGAGCCCGTTCAGTCTTCCGGGCCAAACAAGCTCTTCACGGTTACTTCCCGCGACGTAATTACGGGCGAGATCACCACCTTCCAGGCTCGCAACGTCTTGCTTGCTCTCGGCGGCCAGGCCTCGATCCCCAAGCCTCTTCCCCAAAAGCACCCCCGCGTCATCCACTCGAGCCAGTACGCCAGCGTGATTCCCAAGCTTCTCCGCGACCAGTCCGCTCCCGTGCGCGTGGCTGTTCTCGGTGCTGGCCAGTCAGCGGCGGAAATCTTCAACAACGTCCAGAACCTCTACCCCAACTCCAAGACATATATGATTATGCGCTCCGAGTTCATGAAGCCTTCTGATGATTCCCCATT TGTCAACTCCATCTTCAACCCCGAATTCATCGACACCATCCACGCCCGCCCCTCGGCCTACCGCACCCACTTTCTCGCCGACGCCAAGGCGACCAACTACGGCGTTGTCCGTCTCGAGCTCATTGAGCACCTCTACGAGGTCATGTACCACCAGCGCCGCGTGCTCGGTACCGACGAGACGAAATGGCCCCACCGTATCATGGCCGCGCGCAAGGTCGTCTCGGTCTCGGAGAAGGGTGATACGCTCAAGATCAAGGTTGGCCGCTACTTCtacggcgaggaggaggagactgATGTCACAGATGGACCCATTGTGGACGAGGAGACTCTCGATGTGGACGTGATCATTTGCGCTACTGGCTATAAGCGCATGGCGCATGTGGATATGCTCAAGCCCACGTGGCCGCTGTTGCCTGAGGCCGATCAGGCGCTGGTCGCTGAAGCTGCCAAGGGATCATCCAAGGATAGGTGGTTTGTCCAGGGTGGCGAGGAGAAGAGCACGAGGGTAATTGAGGCCAACCGCGATTATTCGGTTAAGTTTGGGGAGGGTAAGGTTGCCCAGGGCAGTGGCATCTGGTTGCAAGGATGCTGTGAGGGAACTCATGGT TTGTCTGATACTCTTCTTTCTGTTCTGTCTACACGGTCTGGCGAGATTGTCAAGTCGATTTTCGGTGCTTAA